The following proteins are co-located in the Conyzicola lurida genome:
- a CDS encoding toxin-antitoxin system YwqK family antitoxin: MTPPESDESIRYTKLHRDGSVWATGQTLRGEPHGYWEWFRLDGTLMRSGDFESGVQVGEWTTYDANGVPYKTTVMKRR; the protein is encoded by the coding sequence GTGACCCCGCCCGAATCCGACGAGAGCATCCGGTACACGAAGCTCCACCGGGACGGATCGGTCTGGGCGACGGGTCAGACACTGCGCGGAGAGCCCCACGGCTATTGGGAGTGGTTCCGACTCGACGGCACCCTCATGAGGTCGGGCGACTTCGAATCCGGGGTGCAGGTGGGTGAGTGGACCACCTACGACGCGAACGGCGTCCCGTACAAGACAACCGTGATGAAACGGCGGTGA
- a CDS encoding VOC family protein, producing MKLQTISIFVDDQHRAVDFYTSRLGFSVTADIPMGEHRWLTVVDPTRPDGTQISLEPKGHPAVRPFTEALAADGIPFCVLGVDDVHNEYDRLVALGETFTQPPTPMGPVIVAVLDDTCGNLLQLAQWVG from the coding sequence GTGAAGCTCCAGACAATCAGTATTTTCGTCGACGACCAGCACCGGGCCGTCGACTTCTACACGTCCCGACTGGGATTCAGTGTCACCGCGGACATCCCGATGGGAGAGCACCGCTGGCTCACCGTCGTCGACCCGACGAGACCGGACGGCACGCAGATCTCGCTCGAGCCGAAGGGTCATCCGGCGGTCCGCCCTTTCACCGAGGCGCTCGCCGCCGACGGCATCCCGTTTTGCGTCCTCGGAGTGGACGACGTCCACAACGAGTACGACCGCCTCGTGGCCCTCGGCGAGACCTTCACCCAGCCCCCGACACCGATGGGGCCGGTGATTGTCGCGGTGCTCGACGACACCTGCGGCAACCTGCTGCAGCTCGCCCAGTGGGTCGGTTGA
- a CDS encoding helix-turn-helix domain-containing protein, which yields MTDIYKALADETRRVLLDELLGRDEQTLFELCMKLAMNHDLTPTRQAVSQHLGVLEEAGLVRTERRGRYKFHTVDTTPLSQISERWPSREVQP from the coding sequence GTGACCGACATCTACAAGGCGCTCGCCGACGAGACGAGGCGCGTGCTGCTGGACGAGCTTCTCGGCAGGGACGAGCAGACACTGTTCGAACTGTGCATGAAGCTCGCCATGAACCACGACCTGACCCCCACCCGCCAAGCCGTGTCTCAGCACCTGGGCGTGCTCGAGGAGGCGGGACTCGTGCGCACCGAGCGTCGTGGTCGCTACAAGTTCCACACCGTCGACACGACACCGCTGTCGCAGATCTCCGAGCGATGGCCTTCGAGAGAGGTACAACCGTGA
- a CDS encoding helix-turn-helix domain-containing protein: protein MMVLAELLRDALPALVHIPASGPAPSRSSGLVKRLFEEASGTRLGSGFAIRQNAQLLLLEALRSYLEREQPAVGWLRVLADQSLAPALRLMHAEPGRPWGLVELASTAGMSRTVYSERFRRAADEPPLAYLSPWRMVLAQHALRDPDARIGALAAQLGYGLDSAFSDAFKRIVGESPTHYRQHAGRAAPSRQLRHFVH from the coding sequence ATGATGGTGTTGGCCGAACTGCTCCGGGATGCGTTGCCGGCACTGGTGCACATCCCAGCATCAGGTCCCGCGCCCTCGAGGTCCAGCGGGCTGGTGAAGCGCCTGTTCGAGGAAGCTTCTGGCACGCGCCTCGGATCGGGCTTTGCCATCCGGCAGAACGCCCAACTACTCCTCCTCGAGGCCTTGCGGTCGTACCTCGAGCGGGAGCAGCCTGCCGTCGGCTGGCTGCGTGTCCTTGCCGACCAAAGTCTCGCACCGGCCCTCCGCCTGATGCACGCGGAACCGGGCCGGCCGTGGGGGCTCGTGGAACTCGCTTCGACTGCTGGCATGTCGCGCACGGTGTACTCTGAGCGCTTTCGCCGCGCGGCCGACGAGCCACCGTTGGCGTACTTGTCGCCGTGGCGAATGGTGCTTGCCCAGCACGCGCTGCGGGATCCCGACGCGCGGATCGGCGCCCTGGCGGCGCAACTCGGATACGGATTGGATAGCGCGTTCAGTGACGCGTTCAAACGGATCGTCGGAGAGTCACCCACGCACTATCGGCAACACGCGGGGCGAGCCGCACCGAGTCGTCAGCTCCGGCACTTCGTGCATTGA
- a CDS encoding VOC family protein, with product MTRVLRLHHVAIVVQDLEASTAWYSEHFGFVHQYDYSLPGSRATMLVHGEARIELIQAEGSTPITPQRQDVGTTLRSGGVNHLALGTDDLEATIALLEAAGVEIVIRPADVPNDSGDRFAFIRDNERMLVELLQPAV from the coding sequence ATGACTCGCGTACTTCGCCTCCACCACGTCGCCATCGTCGTCCAAGACCTCGAAGCCAGCACCGCGTGGTACTCCGAACACTTCGGATTTGTTCACCAGTACGACTATTCGCTCCCCGGCTCCCGGGCGACGATGCTCGTGCACGGGGAAGCGCGGATCGAACTGATCCAGGCAGAAGGATCCACGCCCATCACGCCCCAACGACAGGATGTCGGAACAACGCTCAGAAGCGGGGGAGTCAACCATCTGGCACTGGGCACTGACGACTTAGAGGCGACGATCGCACTTCTCGAAGCCGCCGGGGTCGAGATCGTCATCCGTCCGGCCGACGTGCCGAACGACTCCGGCGACCGGTTCGCGTTCATCCGCGACAACGAGCGAATGCTCGTCGAGCTGCTCCAGCCCGCGGTCTAG
- a CDS encoding glucose 1-dehydrogenase — MHKLEGKTAVITGGSSGIGLATAKEFVAEGARVIITGRRQPELDAAQREMGENAIAVRGDTGSMSDLDRLVAVVAADFGRIDIFFANAGVNALAPFGEVAEDAFDRLFAINVKGTFFSAQKMLPLITNGGSIILTGSTAGSRAMDGHAVYAGTKGAIRSFARNWAMDLKHRGIRVNVLTPGPTRTSMPHTLGLTAQQLAELDDAVADMIPLGRWGRPDDLAKAALFLASDDSSFVTGTELVVDGGITA, encoded by the coding sequence GTGCACAAGCTCGAGGGAAAAACCGCCGTCATCACGGGCGGAAGCAGCGGCATCGGACTAGCGACGGCGAAAGAGTTCGTCGCCGAGGGCGCGCGCGTGATTATCACCGGCCGCCGACAGCCGGAGCTCGATGCGGCGCAGCGGGAGATGGGCGAGAACGCGATCGCCGTGCGGGGAGACACCGGCAGCATGTCAGATCTCGACCGGCTCGTCGCGGTAGTCGCCGCCGACTTCGGCCGCATCGACATCTTCTTCGCCAACGCGGGAGTGAACGCGCTGGCACCGTTCGGCGAGGTGGCCGAGGATGCGTTCGACCGACTATTCGCGATCAACGTCAAGGGCACCTTCTTCTCCGCCCAGAAGATGCTCCCGCTGATCACCAACGGTGGATCGATCATCCTGACCGGGTCGACAGCGGGCAGCAGAGCCATGGATGGTCACGCCGTCTACGCCGGAACCAAAGGCGCGATCCGCTCGTTCGCCCGTAACTGGGCGATGGATCTCAAGCACCGGGGTATCCGGGTGAACGTGCTCACCCCCGGCCCGACGCGCACCTCGATGCCGCACACCCTGGGACTCACGGCACAACAACTCGCCGAACTCGACGACGCCGTGGCCGACATGATCCCCCTCGGCCGGTGGGGAAGGCCCGACGACCTCGCGAAAGCGGCACTGTTCCTCGCCTCCGACGACAGCAGCTTCGTCACCGGCACCGAACTCGTCGTCGACGGCGGCATCACCGCCTGA
- a CDS encoding helix-turn-helix transcriptional regulator — MAEKINTLGAYLRARRDAVTAEQAGISDEGVRRVPGLRREEVAMLAGISADYYLRLEQGKDRNPSVQVLESIARVLGLDDDHRAHLLALGAPVPRRNRRRPQPETVPDGVSKLLHSLTQPAFIEGRYFDILASNHLAQSLDPALTVGRNQLRDLFLDPGTQTAHPDWPALTECLVASLRQAVGTDIDDPRFIELTGELSLGSDRFRKLWARHDVITLYGGTEVRIDHPEIGGLTVNRERLAIGGTNGLTLVVYHPDARSDSDEKLALLASARATAVRPDLASAMNTLPTP, encoded by the coding sequence ATGGCCGAGAAGATCAACACGTTGGGCGCGTATCTCCGTGCGCGGCGCGACGCTGTGACCGCCGAGCAGGCGGGCATCAGCGATGAGGGTGTGCGCCGCGTGCCGGGTTTGCGCCGCGAAGAGGTCGCCATGCTCGCCGGTATCAGCGCCGACTACTACCTCCGCCTCGAACAGGGCAAGGACCGGAACCCGTCGGTGCAAGTGCTCGAATCCATCGCCCGCGTGCTCGGCCTCGATGACGACCACCGCGCGCATCTTCTCGCTCTCGGGGCGCCCGTGCCGCGCCGCAACAGGCGTCGCCCTCAGCCCGAAACCGTCCCCGACGGCGTTTCAAAGCTGCTGCACTCGCTGACACAGCCGGCATTCATCGAGGGACGCTACTTCGACATCCTCGCCTCGAACCACCTCGCCCAGTCGCTCGATCCGGCCCTGACGGTCGGGCGGAACCAATTGCGCGATTTGTTCCTCGACCCCGGAACTCAGACCGCGCATCCCGACTGGCCGGCACTCACGGAATGCCTGGTCGCGAGCCTCCGACAAGCCGTCGGAACCGACATCGACGACCCGCGATTCATCGAACTGACCGGCGAACTGTCCCTCGGCAGCGATCGCTTCCGGAAGCTCTGGGCACGGCACGACGTGATAACGCTCTACGGGGGAACCGAGGTACGGATCGATCACCCCGAAATCGGCGGCCTGACCGTCAACCGGGAACGGTTGGCAATAGGCGGCACGAACGGACTCACGCTCGTCGTCTACCATCCCGACGCTCGATCTGACAGTGACGAGAAACTGGCTCTGCTCGCTTCCGCAC